From the Microbacterium thalassium genome, one window contains:
- the pknB gene encoding Stk1 family PASTA domain-containing Ser/Thr kinase, with product MTAATRVLAGRYRVDEPIGRGGMASVFRGYDLTLGREVAIKVLDRELAGDNAFRTRFRLEAQAASRMSHPTIVRVYDAGEDSETLTDGTTRAVPFIVMELVRGRLLKDVIADGPVPVGDAVRYVDGILEALEYSHRAGVVHRDIKPGNVMITAAGQIKVMDFGIARAVSDSSSTVAETTAIIGTAAYFSPEQAKGEPVDARADLYSTGVVLYEMLAGRQPFRGETPVAVAYQHVSEPPVAPSEINPSVPRSLDAVAMRALAKDPFQRYQDAAAFRSALDATVDSKAPSKRQMGALTSELYGENPRQAAETARSLRQLSTDTTMKRTQSGPPVAWIWTGVALLAVLLISLLFWVLSIQPGTEVPSSARIVPDVSGMTYERATGELGAEDLVAFRVDEPNSDVADGNVIRTEPMAGESVNPGQEIRVYVSEGQEMATVPDIQGLGLAAAEQALGDAGLTLGSASSQNDPDLAENTVISSDKNAGASVPVGTVVNVVVASGRVTLVDVTGYTLDAAQRDLEAIGLEVSTSEDPGCAATTPPTVSNQSLTPGDVPIRSAITLTYCTGTS from the coding sequence TTGACAGCTGCGACGCGCGTGCTTGCCGGCCGCTATCGGGTCGATGAGCCCATCGGGCGCGGCGGGATGGCGAGCGTCTTCCGCGGCTACGACCTCACGCTCGGCCGCGAGGTCGCGATCAAGGTCCTCGACCGTGAGCTCGCCGGCGACAACGCCTTCCGAACCCGGTTCCGGCTCGAGGCGCAGGCGGCGTCGCGCATGTCGCACCCGACGATCGTGCGCGTGTACGACGCCGGCGAGGACTCCGAGACGCTGACGGACGGCACGACCCGCGCTGTGCCGTTCATCGTCATGGAACTCGTCCGCGGCCGGCTGCTGAAGGACGTCATCGCCGACGGGCCGGTTCCCGTCGGGGATGCCGTGCGCTACGTCGACGGCATCCTCGAGGCGCTCGAGTACTCCCACCGCGCCGGCGTGGTGCACCGCGACATCAAGCCGGGCAACGTCATGATCACCGCCGCGGGCCAGATCAAGGTCATGGACTTCGGGATCGCCCGCGCGGTGTCCGACAGCTCGTCGACCGTCGCGGAGACCACGGCGATCATCGGCACCGCCGCGTACTTCTCGCCCGAGCAGGCCAAGGGCGAGCCCGTCGACGCGCGCGCGGATCTGTACTCCACCGGCGTGGTGCTGTACGAGATGCTGGCGGGACGCCAGCCCTTCCGCGGCGAGACTCCCGTCGCCGTCGCCTACCAGCACGTCTCCGAGCCGCCGGTGGCGCCGTCCGAGATCAACCCGAGCGTCCCGCGGAGCCTCGACGCCGTCGCGATGCGTGCTCTCGCCAAGGATCCGTTCCAGCGGTACCAGGACGCCGCCGCGTTCCGCTCGGCGCTGGACGCCACCGTCGACAGCAAGGCGCCGTCGAAGCGTCAGATGGGTGCGCTCACCAGCGAGCTGTACGGCGAGAACCCCCGCCAGGCGGCCGAGACGGCCCGCTCCCTGCGTCAGCTGAGCACCGACACCACGATGAAGCGGACGCAGTCCGGGCCGCCCGTCGCCTGGATCTGGACCGGCGTGGCCCTGCTCGCGGTCCTGCTGATCTCACTCCTGTTCTGGGTCCTCTCGATCCAGCCGGGGACCGAGGTGCCGTCCAGCGCCCGCATCGTGCCGGACGTGAGCGGCATGACGTACGAGCGCGCCACCGGCGAGCTCGGAGCCGAGGATCTGGTGGCGTTCCGCGTCGATGAGCCGAATTCGGACGTCGCGGACGGGAACGTCATCCGCACCGAGCCGATGGCGGGCGAGTCGGTCAACCCCGGCCAGGAGATCCGCGTCTACGTCTCCGAGGGACAGGAGATGGCGACCGTCCCCGACATCCAGGGTCTTGGCCTCGCAGCCGCCGAGCAGGCGCTCGGCGATGCCGGACTCACGCTCGGTTCGGCGAGTTCCCAGAACGACCCGGACCTCGCCGAGAACACGGTGATCTCCTCCGACAAGAACGCCGGAGCTTCGGTCCCGGTCGGCACGGTGGTCAACGTCGTCGTCGCGTCCGGTCGCGTGACCCTCGTCGACGTCACGGGGTACACGCTCGACGCGGCCCAGCGCGATCTCGAGGCCATCGGACTCGAGGTCTCCACCTCCGAGGACCCCGGCTGCGCCGCGACGACTCCGCCGACCGTCTCGAACCAGTCGCTGACACCCGGCGACGTGCCGATCCGCTCCGCGATCACGCTCACGTACTGCACCGGCACATCCTGA
- a CDS encoding anthranilate synthase component II, whose product MTAHPAPVLVVDNHDSFVHTLVGYLHELGAETDMVEADAVDDPAALVRGRRGVLVSPGPGTPQRAGASTAIVRAAADAGIPVLGVCLGHQAIAEAFGARVDHAPELMHGMTSPVHHDGSSLYEGVPEPFTANRYHSLAVLPETVPDELVITSRTDSGVIMGLRHRTLPIEGVQFHPESVLTDSGYRLLGNWLARVGYAEAPGIGARLHPQR is encoded by the coding sequence ATGACCGCGCACCCCGCACCCGTGCTCGTCGTGGACAACCACGACAGCTTCGTCCACACTCTCGTCGGCTATCTGCACGAACTCGGCGCAGAGACCGACATGGTCGAGGCGGATGCCGTCGACGACCCGGCGGCCCTCGTCCGCGGGCGTCGCGGCGTGCTCGTCTCGCCCGGACCCGGCACTCCGCAGCGCGCGGGGGCATCCACCGCGATCGTGCGCGCGGCCGCGGACGCCGGCATCCCGGTGCTGGGTGTTTGCCTCGGGCACCAGGCGATCGCCGAGGCCTTCGGGGCGAGGGTCGATCACGCCCCCGAGCTGATGCACGGGATGACATCGCCGGTGCACCACGACGGGTCGTCGCTCTACGAGGGTGTGCCCGAGCCCTTCACCGCCAACCGCTATCACTCCCTCGCCGTGCTGCCCGAGACGGTGCCGGACGAACTGGTGATCACCAGCCGCACCGACAGCGGCGTGATCATGGGCCTGCGACATCGGACGCTGCCGATCGAGGGCGTGCAGTTCCATCCCGAGAGCGTGCTGACCGATTCCGGCTACCGGCTGCTCGGCAACTGGCTCGCCCGCGTCGGCTACGCCGAGGCGCCCGGGATCGGCGCGCGGCTGCATCCGCAGCGGTGA
- a CDS encoding class E sortase, translated as MSISTRHRPATVIGVIGELLMTVGVILLLYVAWQLWLGDVIYGAQANAQGNELSETWADGFAETDAATPTPITVPTPTAAPIPTPAPEDTEDVEPIILAEPSGTEDFAVLHVPRFGSDYAVPMAGGVTRAGTLDRQRIGHYPGTQMPGEIGNFAVAGHRTTYGAPFNRIAELRVGDPLVIETAVGWYTYRFRTLEYVRPDATDVLLPVPQAPDTPAGTRYMTMTSCSPLYSAAERIIAYSVFESFTPRAGGPPASLAGGA; from the coding sequence GTGAGCATATCGACGCGTCACCGTCCGGCGACGGTCATCGGCGTGATCGGCGAGCTCCTGATGACCGTCGGCGTCATCCTCCTTCTCTACGTCGCTTGGCAGCTGTGGCTCGGCGACGTCATCTACGGGGCCCAGGCCAACGCGCAGGGGAACGAACTCTCCGAGACGTGGGCGGACGGCTTCGCCGAGACGGATGCCGCGACGCCAACCCCGATCACGGTACCGACCCCGACCGCCGCACCGATCCCGACGCCGGCACCGGAGGACACCGAAGATGTCGAACCGATCATCCTCGCCGAGCCGTCGGGCACCGAAGACTTCGCCGTCCTCCACGTCCCGAGATTCGGCAGCGACTACGCGGTCCCGATGGCCGGCGGCGTGACGCGAGCGGGAACGCTCGATCGCCAGCGGATCGGACACTACCCCGGCACGCAGATGCCGGGTGAGATCGGGAACTTCGCCGTCGCGGGACACCGCACCACGTATGGAGCGCCCTTCAACCGCATCGCCGAGCTGCGCGTGGGAGACCCCCTCGTCATCGAGACCGCTGTCGGGTGGTACACGTACCGGTTCCGTACGCTCGAGTACGTGCGCCCCGATGCCACCGACGTGCTTCTGCCCGTGCCGCAGGCACCCGACACTCCGGCGGGTACGAGATACATGACGATGACCAGCTGCAGTCCGCTCTACTCCGCGGCAGAGCGGATCATCGCGTACAGCGTGTTCGAGTCGTTCACGCCGCGCGCCGGCGGCCCGCCCGCTTCGCTCGCAGGAGGTGCATGA
- a CDS encoding cell division protein CrgA translates to MARPGNDDELVERAEGDAAPNPVWFKPIMIGLMLVGLVWVIVFYLSGMQYPIPGIDAWNLVIGFGIAFLGFLMTTRWR, encoded by the coding sequence ATGGCACGACCCGGCAACGACGACGAACTCGTCGAGCGCGCAGAAGGTGACGCGGCACCCAATCCCGTGTGGTTCAAGCCCATCATGATCGGACTCATGCTCGTGGGCCTGGTCTGGGTGATCGTCTTCTATCTCAGCGGCATGCAGTACCCGATTCCGGGCATCGACGCATGGAACCTCGTGATCGGCTTCGGCATCGCCTTCCTCGGCTTCCTCATGACCACCCGCTGGCGCTAG
- a CDS encoding rhomboid family intramembrane serine protease — MTTDAPRRNSDDFCYRHPDRQSFVLCQRCLRTICTECQTPAPVGVICPECLRNQQAGRSPAQRKAERRWSRPRVLSPATGRPIVTQVIVAVTTLFWLVGLIPGFGSAVQDWLLFWAPYLYPDLTGTFQPWRLLTVALVHAGFWHVGLNMLALWMIGRILEPMLGRWRFLTLYLMSAFGGSVAVTLLAFTTPVVGASGAIFGLFGALLVIGRHIGADITGIAIILGLNLVIGFIPGFNVSWQAHVGGLVAGALVGLIFARTRSVRRRGLQIGLLAGLGAVLIALLLVPPVFIF, encoded by the coding sequence GTGACCACGGACGCCCCGCGCCGCAACAGCGACGACTTCTGCTACCGGCATCCGGACCGGCAGAGCTTCGTGCTGTGCCAGCGCTGCCTGCGCACGATCTGCACGGAGTGCCAGACCCCGGCGCCGGTGGGGGTCATCTGCCCCGAGTGCCTCCGCAATCAGCAGGCGGGAAGATCACCTGCTCAGCGCAAGGCCGAGCGCCGGTGGTCACGGCCCCGCGTGCTGTCGCCGGCCACCGGGCGTCCGATCGTCACCCAGGTGATCGTCGCCGTCACCACCCTGTTCTGGCTGGTGGGGCTCATCCCGGGCTTCGGATCGGCGGTGCAGGACTGGCTGCTGTTCTGGGCGCCGTACCTGTACCCCGATCTGACCGGGACGTTCCAGCCGTGGCGACTGCTCACGGTCGCGCTCGTCCACGCCGGGTTCTGGCACGTCGGGCTCAACATGCTGGCCCTGTGGATGATCGGCCGGATCCTCGAGCCCATGCTGGGGCGCTGGCGGTTCCTCACGCTGTACCTGATGAGCGCCTTCGGCGGATCGGTGGCGGTGACGCTCCTCGCGTTCACGACCCCGGTGGTGGGCGCATCGGGCGCCATCTTCGGACTGTTCGGGGCCCTGCTGGTGATCGGCCGCCACATCGGCGCCGACATCACCGGCATCGCGATCATCCTGGGGCTGAACCTCGTGATCGGGTTCATCCCCGGCTTCAACGTGTCGTGGCAGGCCCACGTGGGCGGGCTGGTCGCCGGCGCTCTGGTCGGCCTCATCTTCGCGCGCACCCGATCGGTGCGCCGGCGCGGTCTGCAGATCGGGCTGCTCGCCGGGCTCGGGGCGGTGCTCATCGCACTGCTCCTGGTGCCTCCGGTGTTCATATTCTGA